Within the Phycodurus eques isolate BA_2022a chromosome 15, UOR_Pequ_1.1, whole genome shotgun sequence genome, the region aATAGGGAAATTCCGAAAACAATGGAGACGTCTTCGAAAATGGCCTCACCTTCATAGCAAGAATTAGGTAACTGCTCAACATAAATCATAACATGAATGTACTGTAGCAGCattgaaaaatgaaatacagtttCATATTCCAGACTCCAGTGTATGTTAATGTTCTctcagaacagaacagaacagccAGTGATTGGCTTTTAGCGTCGTCTTCCTAGCCGGAGCCATCTGTCAAATCAGTGACTGTCTCGCCATTGTTCAGACAAACAGACACCGTCGCTGTTCCAGGCCCGCGTGGGAGGAAGTGCCAGACAAAAGGGGAGGGGGAGTGTCAAAAGGACTGCGAGAACGTCTCGTTTTCTTGCGAAATGTGCTCTGTTCTGAATGTCCATCAAACATACACTTgaggaaaatgaacttttttttggtgtgttagTTAGTAGAATTACATTAAGCCACACAAAAGATTTTGCGGCCACAAATAACCTGTTacttttaaaactcattcaaCGCTAGCCCTCACGGTTAACattgatatttgacttctaaacccgtcaatggcagtgaatgtcttttaaatgctatttttaCTGATTCTTTTGTACATGTCAACTCATGTTGCGTTTACATGACAAAATTTCCGGGACGCTCCAGGAGTTAACTGGCCGCTAACGTCTTCTCAACCTTTCCAATGACTACCACTGCCTTGTTTTTGTCAGAACGCACGCTGCTAATTAAACAAACACAGATATTGCActccatgttgttttttttcacttagtTCTACAGTTCGCCAATTGACCTCTTGCATAACGACGATTCACGACCACTTCGGACAAATGGCGGGATGGATGGCGAGtcaccttttttcccccacttcagACACCGGCGTGTTAATTAAAGCCTCACACCTGAAAGCGGCAACAAAAGGCTGTGCTTTTAACGTCTCGCCGGTCGCCCGCTCTCGAGCCTCGACGACTCTAAAAATAGCTGTTGGTACATCACTGAACCGGCGGATTGTGTAAGAGCGCTGAGTGTGAGTGAAACGAGGCCAGGAGAGATTGTGCaatcaaataaatatatgttggtatccatccatccattttctttacggcttatcctcacgagggtcgcaggccgctggagcctatcccagctatctttgggcaggaggcagggtacaccctgaaccggtcgccagccaaccacAGGACACACAGAAAGAAACAACccttcgcgctcacattcacacctgaaggcaattcagagtttccaatcaacctaccatgcatgtttttgggacggcacgggaagaacatgcagactccacacaggcggggccgggatttgaaacctggtccccagaactgtgaggcagatgtgctcaccagtcgtcggCCGTGCCGGCATGCGTTGATATAGTGAGGAAAAAAGGATTTATCTTTCAACTCCCACATAACAAGGACAgcgggttattttttttttaaacttgcataACAGGTCTGTCAATCAATCTGTCTATCAACTATCATCgacataataataaaacataatgaaGTCTCTACTCTGCCATCCCTCCGTTGATCTGTTTGTCCGTGCGGCTGTCTATCCATCATTCCTTCATCTTTATCCACCTACAGCATGATCTATCCATCATCAATTCATCGCTATTCATCTATTATTATAACATCTATATATGCATCAagtcggcacggtgggcgactggttagagcgtctgcctcagttcaagcctgtgtggagtttgcatgttctccccctaaTAAAATGTGTCCTTTCCCTCCATCATTCATATATTGGTTCCGTCTGTTCTTCCATCTATATATCTACCCATCTATCTATCCAGCTTTTGTGATCTATAGTTACAACTAGCAGAGGCAAGTCCTGTGGCGTTAGCAGTCTGCGTCACAGtcctgaggttctgggttcgaatctcaggtCCGGCATTCCTGTGTTGGGTTTGCATGCGCTTGTGTACACCTTCATGCATGGATAAATTATTCTCGGATGGCtcgatagacagacagacagaattCAGACACTTCATTAAGTACACTAGATAGATAGAATTCACTGTTCCAGTAGTCTAGAATTACAAATTATATTAAACACAGTATCtgtacatcattttttttttttttagaatacagAAATAAAGGTAAAAATCCTAATGCTATAGCCTCTTATTATCAACGTAGTGACATTTGTGCTAGTGTGCATGTGTTGCAAGGCCAAACCCAGTCAGACTGTTCAGACTGTTCCTGTGGGCTGCAGccgtgtgaaaaaaaaaagaagagaagagagaaaaaaaaggctcaaCTGAATcactggagaagaagaagaggcgtGACGCTCTCCTCGAACCAAATTTGTCTTCCGCTTCCTGCCAGACATCAAGGAGAATCCCCGGGAAACTCCGCCCCTGATCGGTGGGGAGGCGGAGGAAGCGTTGCCATGTACGTCCGCCGTTCTCCTTCATCCACCAGCCTCTCCAAATAGACACCATGACTCTCCTTTTGGTTGAAAGCGGCGTTCGAGAGCAGGTTGCTACAACCTTTAACAATACGCTTCATGTGGTGATGAAGTCACTAGGTTTATGTCGCTGGTTTTGGTTCGATGCCAACCATTCATTTCTGAATCCCTTTATGTAAGTGGGCGTCTGCAGCTGGTGGCATTATGGAGTGTCTCACTGACAACGTGTTTGTGCCAGCGGGTGGCACATCATTGCAGTTGAAAAGGAGCTTTTATAACACACCCACTGCCCTACATACACAAAACAGAAGATTAGCAGAATGGGGGTTCTGTGACGATTCGTTACTAtcattataaaaatgcatttgcaaaaacaaaatcctcCGACCTAATGGAGGTTTGATACCCAATAAACATCGGGTCCCGATGTGGTCTGATCTTCAGcttaatcacaaaaataaacagagtctggttaaactaataccacacaattaaatgtttacatattttCGTTGTAAATACCGTGTAAAccttcacaggacagggagagaaaaaagtaagtgaacatcAAGGCTATGGAttctccaagagctaatcagtccaatcaatgagatgagattggaggtgtggcttaaaGCTGATCTGGCCACTGCAAAACACAAACCAGAACTAGAATTGTCCCCTGTCACGAAGCATTGCCTGATGTGCACCAGGCCTCGCTCAAAAGAGCTTTCAGCAGACCTATGATTGagaattgttgacttgtatgaagctggaaaaggttacgAAACGATCTCTAAACCTCTTGATGTTCATAAGCCCACTGTTAGACAAATTGTCTTTAAGTGGAGAAAGTTCAGTAATACTACTTTTCTTCCAAGTAGTGGAGcacagcactactggcaaaatattctgcAGAGCGATGAAAGCAAAGTTGAATTGCTTGGCAGGAACACACAGCGCCATTTGTGGAGGAAAAaaggcacagcacaccaacatcaaacccttatcccaactgtgaagcatggtgaagGGAGCATCATGGTATTGGTGTGCTTTGTTACCTCAGGGCTTGGACAGCTTGTTATcatcaatgtaaaaaataaatacacaagtttatcaagatactttgcagaagaacttgaggccatcCGTCCAACTACAACACTTTTgaaaagaggaatggtccaaaattcatacTGATCATTGATTCTGTTcaactacaggaaatgtttggttgaggttattgctgccaaagggttcacttactttttcctccttgTCATGCgaatgtttacatttcatgCACAATATAATAAGATATgaaaacatctaaaaaaaatctatcgctctgtctatctatctatctttccAGTAATGTACCCATGTGTATAAATAAAGCTATTTGAGGACATGCACTGATGGTGCAGGTGTCTGGACTTGTGTTTATTCTGtctggactaaaaaaaaaaaaataaaaaatgggctCGGTGTTCTGAGTCGTGACTCGCCTGCTTGCTCTCCCGTTATCTGGCCGTGTGCCTGTTGGAGCTCCGGAAGCGATGCTCCAGAAGGCGCGAGAGGGCTGCAACATCCGCGCCCGGCAACCAATCGGTCGCCTCTCCGCGGCGGCCCTCTTTGCAGTGGGAGGGGCCAACGGCGGGGAAGCTCGGTCACGCTGCGTGGGCTGGCTGAGCGTGGAGTAGAAAAGGGAGCTGAAGCCGAGCCACTATTTAGCAGTCGAGCCGAGAACACAAGCGACGCAAGCCGGAGCTTTTTCAGCACCAGCGCCGAGCGGACAGAGACACCGCAGCCCAGCAACTCCCGGCCGACTTGAGCAGCATCATGGTTCTCATCTGGACACAGTTTGGAGTCAAGCACAAAAATGTCAACGTCAAGTGCAAAGTTCGGGTGATGCACAGAGGAGACAGCTTGGGATCGGCTTCATCCGCTGTAAGTAGGACATTCCTTCTATGTGGCACACGTGGGATTTACTGGAGGGCATCTTTATGTTTAATGGTCCATGTTCAAAACGTACTTTAATCTTAGAATTATACCTATCATCTTACGCCTAACatatatttgaaaacatattATATAGTTGCAAATGAATTTAGTTGCATTTGAATTTAGAAGTGCTAGAAAAATTTGGTGTTTCTTACTGCACACAAATATTGCCaagtaagaaaaaagaaaatgtatttacaaatactgtatatattatatatatatatgcaaatacTTGAAGAATTTGGGCAATATATTGAAAATATAtctgttacatttaaaaatatacgcAAATGTTTATCTTACAAATATCTTCaaatgatttattgttttgtaaattacatttcctttttaactgcatgtataaatgtaaaatgattCATGTTAATACAATGGAATGGTGAACCTTGACCATCATGATGGATGGTTCTTGTTGGAGAATGTGGACACAAAAGTGTCATTAGTTCACAGTGCACTGACATTTCAAGTAAAGAAGATATGAAGGCTTAATAGATGTGATCCAAATGCAAACGTATCATCTATCCAATGGCTGCAGAGAAGCTCTGTTGTCAAGGAAGTCTGccccttcttcctcctccgAGTCCCCCGACCCCACCCCACTGCTATGCACCAGCCTTTAAAATACACAGCAGACAGAAAGTACAGAGGCAGCAGAAGGAATGAAGAAGCTAGTGGTGCCACTATGGAATGAAAACATATGAATGGTAATATGTCAACCCCGCCTCGTCCCTCCTTGCAGGAAGGCACCAAATCGGAGCCGGACGCCCCCTGTCTTTCCATCAAGCCCAGTGCCGGCAAGGACTTCTACAAAGTCCTGGGCGTGGCGCCGGACTCCAACGAGGACGAGATCAAGAAGGCCTACCGCAAGATGGCGCTCAAGTTCCACCCAGACAAGAACAGCGACGCCGACGCCGAGGACCGCTTCAAGGAAATCGCCGAGGCCTACGAGGTGCTGACCGATCCCGGGAAGAGGAGCGTCTACGATCAGTTCGGAGAGGAAGGTGAGCGTCAagtatttgtgaatttggagACTGAGCCGCTCCCTGTGTGCCTTTTACTGCAGTTAGGCAGCTCACCAAAGTAGAGTGAGGCCAAGTCGTAAACCCAGTCTGTGTCTTAAGACTTCCATGGTTATACGAATTCTCTGGCAACCAATCAGCAGACCGCAGTAGCTTTAGCTCTGATGTTTAGGTACCAAAAAGTAGTAAGGTATTCGATAAGCATTCGTATCCCCGCCCGGGCGCATGTCGTCgtcgtgtccctgggcaagacacttaacccacattgcctacgACCGAATGTGGtcggatgtttggtggtggtcggaggggccgtaggtgcagaatggcagccacgcttctgtcCGACTAgttgtggctacacaagtagcctACCACCGCCtggtgtgactgaggagtgaatgaataatgcgtgAAATGGTTAAGTGTCAGAAAAGCACGATATAAGAGTAATGCATcatccttattattattattatgaaatgaCCCATCTGTCTGTCCATTCAGGTCTCAAGAGCGGCGTTTCCGTGGCGGGACAGGGCAACACTTTCCGCAAGCACTTCCCCACCGACCCGCACGACACCTTCTCCTCCTTCTTCCACGGCTCCGACCACTTCGACATCTTCTTCGGTCACGACGGCGATGACGATGACCTCTTCAACCCCTTTCGCCGCTTCCCCTTCAGCCACGTGGGCGGTTACCCCGGCCACGAGGGCGGCGGCCTGAGGCGGGGCGGGCGGCGGCCGTGGGGCAAGGCGCTAGTGCGCGAGCTGCCGGTCAGCTTGGAGGACGTGTTGCACGGCTGCGCCAAGCACGTCAAGATCACCCGCAGCCGCCTCGGTCCGGACGGCCGCAGCCTGTGGACAGAGGACAAGGTGCTGAACGTGGTGGTGAAGAAAGGCTGGAAGGCGGGCACCAAGATCACCTTCCCCCGGGAGGGCGACGAGACACCCGACAACACGCCCGCCGACGTCACCTTCATCCTCAGGGACGAAGAGCACCCGCAGTACAAGAGAGACGGCTCCAACATCATCTACACGGCCAGCATCACCCTCAAAGAGGTGAGGTATCTTTGTCTCGGTGGTCGCGTTTCAACCAAGCGCTACGATTCTGTCGGCATACACAAATCTCTGCCTATCAATAAACAAAGCGCAGTGGCTCCGCCCCAGAAAAATCTACAAATGAATTCCTCCGAGATGAAAAGTAGTCAATAAAAAAGCCTTTTGGATTCTTCACATTGCAATCAGTGAAACTCTCGGGCTCTGCAGCTCCGTGACTACAAATGGTCGCTAACTGCGGCTATCAATGAATGGCGCAATAGAAAAGCATCAGGCCGCCCGCTCATTAAAGTGTTCCGTTTTCGCAAAGTTTCAATCGGGGAAATTCTCTGGCGTCGAATCGACAAACCGATACCCGATAACTGTGATCGGACCCCCAGGGACGCTGGACAAATTAATTCCACAAAGAAAACTGAAGATGTAAACAAGCCTTTTGTCTTTTACTAGTTTCAATCCAACCAATTGCAGCTCCACGACTACAATTGCTCGCCCAATAATGAAGCTGCCAAGACAATAAAGCCTTTTGTCTTATACTCGTGCCAATGTTGCTGTATTGTGGGATTCTTTGGCGGTCAATCAATCCACTGCAGTAGCTTCAGCCATTTGGTCCTCCGAGTAGAGGATATTCGGTAACCATCACAACTTCACAGTGATGAAAAATGCAACGACAAACAAACTATCGGTACCttacaataaaatgtgttacAAAACCTGCCACTGCTCCACTACGCCCACACGACACTTCCTCTCGTTTATGCAATCACTCGATGACCGAAAAGACTTCAATAAGACACAGTAGGCACTACCGAAGCATCGCAGCCTGTCATCCCGTTACCTCATCCGCCCCCGCTAGGCTCCGCGCTAAATTTAGCTCGCTTGCTCTGTGTGATGTTGCAaaggaggaggcggcggaggCGTTTACGTCTCTTTAGCTCTCCCTTCATGCGCGCCCACGCTCGGCAAGATTAGCAGGGCAGCAGTCGCAGCAGAGAACGGGCCTGGCGAGCTTCCTTCCTTTGCGTAACAGGCTTTTTAGTACGACTGACACATTTCTGGCTTACGCAACTTGACACCTTCTGAACAATTACGAAAGTTTCCTCTCTTTTACACACTTTCTCCAAGCCCTTGCAACCTATCAACCATATCCAACGACTGTGACTGGTTGCCCAAGAACAGGGTACAATATTTGGCATCTCATTCGGATAAATGAAATGCAGCTCCACCCTTTACGTATCCAATGGTTCGATATTATGCTACTTGACACTTTTCCAGTCATTGCGAAAACCGCCCTCCAAGAGAGTTAAcgtttcctttctcctctccacTTTTCCCAGGCCCTTTGCGGCTGCACGGTCAACGTTCCCACGCTGGACAACCGCCTGATGCCCCTGCCGTGCAGCGACGTCATCAGGCCGGGGGCGGTGCGGCGCCTGCGGGGCGAGGGCCTGCCCGTTGCCCGCAGCCCGTCGCGGCGGGGCGACCTGGTGGTGGAGTTCCAGGTGCTTTTCCCGGACAGGATCCCGCCGCAGTCGCGGGAAATCATCAAGCACAGCCTGGGCCAGTGCTAGCCTGCTCGGCAGCACAGATGGAAAAATTCCCTGGCGAGCAATTGAAAAACTGCAGCGCTACCATTTAGATACCCAAAGACTGTGATTGGTCCCCAAAGAAAAGGGTctaaaaaagtcatatttgacATTCTGTTCCCACCCACAACATTCTTTGGGAACCAATCGACAAGCCACAAAATCCCGCCGACCAACGGAGGGACCACAGCTCCAAGCAATAGGTATCCAATGGCTCGGGTGCCTGTTCCAATAGGAGGTGCTATACAACCAATCACAAACGCCCATTGTGCTCCGTGCAGGTGGACGCCATCAAACCTGACAAAAGTGCTCTTTGGTATCTGAGGACGTCTCCATTTTGCCTTTCTCTCCGATGAAAAGCGTATTCTTATCATGTGTACTGTTATCACTGCAGTATGTTATTCGAGTCTGTATAGACTTAACACAAGGcggcgggggggtgggggggggtgaccTACTTGACTATAGTTATATATGGTACTCATATAGGActtttacattgattttcttaCCGTGTACTTGTGTGCAAAGATCTCCTTTGTgtacaaaaaaatcacaaacaaCGTTGTCTCTAACAGAGACTCATGTGTCAATTGTTCTATTGAATTGAAGGTTGTCAATGATATAAAGTGTCTTACTAGGAGCTGGCAGCATGAAATTAAttaaacacaatgtaaaaacGTGAATCCTCTTGTCTTGTCATGTTTGACGCCCCTGGTCTGCTTCGATCAgtgacatttttacttttacttcgtTACTCCCCACCACTGTGAGTACTTCTTTTGCCACCTGACTCGATCAAGCTTCATCATGGTAGTGCGAGAGCTTTTTTGCATGCAGAGATCCTGCCCACTGTCGCCCCCTAGCGGCTTTTTCTCGCCACAGCCACGCGCGTCATAGTGAACATAATTGCGCGCAGCTGCCGCTCTGTAATGTCGCTCAGTTTGTGGCGCACACGCGTGCACACTCGAGTGGTGCGCACGTGGTCTTTTTCACGGTATGCGTCCACGAGGATGGTGAAGGACGAGCCTCTCGTTTGCAGAAAAGATGCACAACGAACACAAAGTGGTTGATTGACACGCCAAACCACGTGTGGCCGCACGATTGGACTCAATCGAGATCAGcgggagagagagtgagagagagaaaaaaaaaaagcccttttcAATGTCCACTGGGATGACATGTCGCACCCACGTCAGAGCAGCCCACCCACCCCCAACCTGAGCGAGGGTTACCCGGTGCCCAGCCTCACCCTGGTGGTCCTGCTGCTCATCCCCGCCGTGGTCGTGCTGCTCCTGCTCAACTGCCTCTTCCTGGGCTACAAGCTGCTGCTCCTCTCCAAGGCGAGGCCTCGGCCGCGGTCCCCAGAGGACGCGGTGGGGTTCCTGCAGCGGGAGTCCGCCCTGCAGCGGGCCCGGAGGTCGCCCGACGCGGAGGTGTTCTCAACCCGGAGGCCGTACATGTCGCTGTCCGAGCCCGCCCTGCCTCGGCCGCGGGTCACCTCCTCCAGGGCTTCTTCGTCCGGCAGGGAGCAAGGGATCTGGCTGCTGAGGCCGGGGTCCGGGTCCTCGAGGACGCCCAGCAGCAtccgggcggcggcggcggcggtggcggcgtCGACCTCCTCCTCACGGGCGTCCAGATTCAGCAATGCCGAGAGGCGTCACAGAGCGCCGGGGTTCTCTCAGTCCAGCGACTCGGAGGCAGACACCAGAGGCAACCTGGTGCCGCCCAACTCTCCCACAGTGAGTCCTCCtcgagg harbors:
- the LOC133413712 gene encoding dnaJ homolog subfamily B member 5-like, producing the protein MVLIWTQFGVKHKNVNVKCKVRVMHRGDSLGSASSAEGTKSEPDAPCLSIKPSAGKDFYKVLGVAPDSNEDEIKKAYRKMALKFHPDKNSDADAEDRFKEIAEAYEVLTDPGKRSVYDQFGEEGLKSGVSVAGQGNTFRKHFPTDPHDTFSSFFHGSDHFDIFFGHDGDDDDLFNPFRRFPFSHVGGYPGHEGGGLRRGGRRPWGKALVRELPVSLEDVLHGCAKHVKITRSRLGPDGRSLWTEDKVLNVVVKKGWKAGTKITFPREGDETPDNTPADVTFILRDEEHPQYKRDGSNIIYTASITLKEALCGCTVNVPTLDNRLMPLPCSDVIRPGAVRRLRGEGLPVARSPSRRGDLVVEFQVLFPDRIPPQSREIIKHSLGQC
- the hwa gene encoding protein huluwa gives rise to the protein MSHPRQSSPPTPNLSEGYPVPSLTLVVLLLIPAVVVLLLLNCLFLGYKLLLLSKARPRPRSPEDAVGFLQRESALQRARRSPDAEVFSTRRPYMSLSEPALPRPRVTSSRASSSGREQGIWLLRPGSGSSRTPSSIRAAAAAVAASTSSSRASRFSNAERRHRAPGFSQSSDSEADTRGNLVPPNSPTEAEHMAGIRRTSAYGMLTEPSPGALHPLDKVYMECDFYIQPPSVGSCPNTSTEGSGLDSDFGASAGVSLRILSADSDGLSNGVLTSALEWDYYDPCYVKQNHVPKHKHHWPAVHSKQYWV